One region of Fragaria vesca subsp. vesca linkage group LG4, FraVesHawaii_1.0, whole genome shotgun sequence genomic DNA includes:
- the LOC101307002 gene encoding pentatricopeptide repeat-containing protein At2g18940-like, producing the protein MEGTLFPSRPVLPIQTNRPIQPSPPVKFNATTLPPLPQNPSSFPIDSLLHHLLNISSPPNTPHNLKPLNPPHQTNDTFPSLHISADSTPKQHQFKKPTSVLVPSFEDKARTEDGLIDFLTIKGKMMFNSIVESPLDCVNELCDSAKFELLEVDLISLLKALDLSGNWERALLVFEWILLNLNAESLKLDKQIIELMVRILGRQSQHTIASKLFDVIPIEEYSLDVRAYTTVIHAYSRTGKYERAIDMFEKLMEMGLSPTLVTYNVMLDVYGKKGRSWNKILGLLDEMKSKGLEFDDFTCSTVISACGREGLLDEAKEFFAGLKSQGFVPGTVTYNSLLQVFGKAGVFMEALSILKEMEDNNCPPDAVTYNELVAAYVRAGFAEEGASVLKTMTQKGTMPNAVTYTTVINAYGRAGKEEEALRLFNQMKETGCVPNVCTYNAVLAMLGKKLRPEEMIKVLCDMKSSGCAPNRITWNTMLAMCGDKGKHKYVNQVLREMKNCGFEPDRDTFNTLISAYGRCGSDIDAAQMHDEMIRAGFTPCISTYNALLNALARRGDWKAAESVILDMKNKGYKPNETSYSLMINCHAKGGNVRGIERIENEIYEGHIFPSWILLRTLVLANFKCRALRGMERAFQQLQINGYKPDLVLFNSMLSIYARKNMYDRANDMLHMIRENGLQPDLVTYNSLMDMYARKGECWKAEEILLSLQKSGGKPDLVSYNTVIKGFCRQGHMQEAIRILSEMTTRGIRPCIFTYNTFVTGYSGRGMFSEVDEVISYMTQNNCKPNELTYKIVVDGYCKARKFEEAMDFLSKIKEIDNSFDDGYVERLSSRIRGNWEVFENLSNPSY; encoded by the coding sequence ATGGAAGGCACTCTCTTCCCTAGTAGACCAGTCCTTCCCATTCAAACCAACAGACCAATACAACCAAGCCCTCCTGTGAAATTCAATGCAACCACTCTGCCACCTCTTCCCCAAAACCCATCTTCATTTCCTATAGACTCTCTTCTCCACCACCTCCTCAACATCTCTTCACCTCCCAACACTCCCCACAACCTTAAACCCTTAAACCCACCACACCAAACCAATGACACTTTCCCTTCTCTTCATATTTCAGCGGATTCAACTCCGAAACAGCACCAGTTCAAGAAACCCACTTCGGTTTTGGTCCCAAGTTTTGAGGACAAGGCCAGAACTGAAGATGGGCTTATTGACTTCTTGACAATAAAGGGTAAGATGATGTTCAATTCCATTGTAGAGTCACCATTGGATTGTGTGAATGAGTTATGTGATTCGGCTAAGTTTGAGTTGCTTGAAGTTGATTTGATTAGTCTGTTGAAGGCATTGGACCTTTCTGGCAATTGGGAAAGAGCCCTTTTAGTTTTTGAATGGATATTGCTGAACTTGAATGCCGAAAGCTTGAAATTGGATAAGCAGATTATTGAACTGATGGTTAGAATTTTGGGTAGACAGTCACAGCATACTATTGCGTCTAAGCTGTTTGATGTAATTCCCATTGAGGAGTACTCACTGGATGTTCGAGCTTATACCACTGTCATTCATGCATATTCTCGCACCGGCAAGTACGAAAGAGCAATCGACATGTTTGAGAAATTGATGGAGATGGGTCTGTCGCCAACTTTGGTTACTTACAATGTAATGCTTGATGTTTATGGGAAGAAGGGTCGGTCTTGGAATAAAATTTTGGGCCTGTTGGATGAGATGAAGAGCAAAGGATTGGAGTTTGATGATTTTACTTGTAGTACAGTGATATCTGCTTGTGGAAGAGAGGGTTTGCTGGATGAGGCAAAAGAGTTCTTTGCCGGGTTGAAGTCACAAGGGTTTGTACCAGGAACAGTTACCTATAATTCTTTGCTACAAGTTTTTGGCAAGGCGGGGGTGTTCATGGAGGCATTGAGCATATTGAAAGAAATGGAGGATAATAACTGCCCACCTGATGCTGTTACTTATAATGAGCTTGTGGCAGCTTATGTGAGGGCAGGATTTGCCGAGGAAGGTGCATCTGTGTTAAAAACAATGACCCAAAAAGGAACTATGCCGAACGCGGTTACATACACTACCGTGATAAATGCGTACGGAAGAGCAGGAAAGGAGGAAGAAGCTCTAAGGTTGTTCAACCAAATGAAAGAGACTGGCTGTGTTCCTAATGTTTGTACCTACAATGCTGTCCTTGCAATGCTTGGAAAGAAGTTGCGGCCAGAGGAGATGATAAAAGTACTTTGTGATATGAAGTCGAGTGGATGTGCCCCTAATCGGATCACATGGAATACGATGCTTGCCATGTGTGGTGATAAGGGCAAGCACAAGTATGTGAATCAGGTGCTTCGAGAAATGAAGAATTGTGGTTTTGAGCCTGACAGAGACACCTTCAATACCTTGATCAGTGCATATGGGCGGTGTGGGTCAGACATAGATGCTGCACAGATGCATGATGAGATGATTAGAGCTGGATTTACTCCATGTATTTCAACTTACAATGCACTTCTAAATGCTCTGGCTCGGCGAGGGGACTGGAAAGCAGCAGAATCTGTCATTCTAGACATGAAGAATAAGGGTTACAAGCCTAATGAAACCTCATATTCATTGATGATCAACTGCCACGCAAAAGGAGGGAATGTGAGGGGGATAGAGAGAATTGAGAATGAAATCTATGAGGGTCATATTTTTCCTAGCTGGATTCTTTTGAGAACACTTGTTCTTGCAAACTTCAAGTGTAGAGCGCTGAGGGGTATGGAGAGGGCATTCCAGCAACTGCAGATTAATGGCTATAAACCTGATTTGGTCCTTTTCAATTCTATGCTTTCCATTTATGCTCGAAAGAACATGTACGACCGGGCCAATGACATGCTGCACATGATTCGTGAAAACGGCCTTCAGCCAGATCTTGTAACATACAATAGCTTGATGGATATGTATGCCAGAAAGGGGGAGTGTTGGAAAGCAGAAGAAATTCTCCTGTCCTTGCAAAAATCTGGTGGGAAACCGGACCTTGTTTCTTATAACACTGTCATCAAAGGATTTTGCAGGCAAGGGCACATGCAAGAGGCTATAAGAATTCTCTCTGAGATGACAACAAGAGGGATTCGGCCGTGTATTTTTACCTACAATACTTTTGTCACTGGCTATTCAGGGCGAGGAATGTTCTCGGAAGTAGATGAAGTGATTAGCTATATGACTCAGAACAATTGTAAACCTAATGAGTTAACCTACAAGATTGTGGTGGATGGTTATTGTAAAGCAAGGAAGTTTGAAGAAGCTATGGACTTTCTGTCAAAGATCAAGGAGATTGATAATTCTTTTGATGATGGATATGTTGAAAGACTTTCTTCTCGCATTAGGGGCAATTGGGAAGTGTTCGAGAACTTAAGTAATCCAAGTTACTGA
- the LOC101305649 gene encoding WD repeat-containing protein 75-like, which translates to MIGGGYSYVSAPPAFSTDAKRLLVCTGTIVSVFSTSTALQVSALEGHTALVTSVLVVPGNKALSFCWTASLDGTIRYWDYAAAELMKTIDIKMPIYSMVIPALLLGQTDLKMMPADAFAYLSVENTQVQENSGKGLRGQIRKCNLTESRLAGVVLAETRKPEVISISPSGKFFGIRNKRKLHIWKTPAKDSKLPVAKITLHHTRNFTHLAFHPTKRLVAAGDTSGRILIWRGFGNHTFSDGEKIVNRGSMNDEEEKPGTRGNDDADSCTTWHWHPTGINLLRFSSDGAYLYSGGKEGVLVDWQLDTGKKKFLPRIGSPLIYLTDSLDPTLSAISCADNQIHLLKTPSMEITKSILGIKLPFSSPEVYDGMCNKFAFDDTAGLVALCTENYRIQFYSLFDDREISEVQVCERNHQPGDEVSVIVTLVSLSGDGSMMSTVEVNLPEDGIGGFVCLKFWASDSQNKNFNLSTIVYEPHRDAGISAVAFHPTRQMVVSSSYGGDLKIWVCSDEIPQKQDALQHSGWMCHAVGSYKKKPMTAAAFSADGSVLAVAAETVITLWDPDNNMLVAVLGVMQMPILTLSFAGEYLLSISRGSKPQLSVWSMSKLSESWSYKLDIEDVTCAKDSSSFAVLALLPKSSNEPIFQGKDGLILLFNATDPIPLAMWSVRKAKGGGLAFLKGNSPSFQHQSIFGGKSPQALLAYINADHEYILFDPYDNDASKLSLTRTKDHISADETAQFGYASIYGELPQFEMKTDQNLLAPYAPSQRPWETIFSGSSHNLLPLPKLCLEFMESLLERRTTTVE; encoded by the exons ATGATTGGAGGCGGCTACAGCTACGTCTCAGCCCCACCGGCCTTCTCCACCGACGCCAAGCGCCTACTCGTCTGCACCGGCACCATCGTCTCCGTCTTCAGCACCTCCACCGCCCTACAGGTTTCCGCTTTGGAAGGTCACACGGCGTTGGTCACCTCCGTCTTAGTGGTCCCCGGCAACAAAGCTCTCAGCTTCTGCTGGACGGCCTCGCTTGACGGCACAATTAGGTATTGGGACTATGCGGCGGCCGAGTTGATGAAGACGATTGATATCAAGATGCCTATCTATTCTATG GTTATTCCGGCGTTGTTGTTGGGCCAAACGGATTTGAAGATGATGCCGGCGGATGCTTTTGCTTATTTGTCTGTTGAAAACACACAAGTGCAGGAGAATTCGGGGAAGGGCTTGCGTGGCCAGATTCGCAAGTGTAATTTGACTGAGTCTCGGTTGGCTGGTGTTGTTCTCGCAGAG ACAAGAAAACCAGAAGTTATATCTATCAGTCCCTCTGGAAAATTCTTTGGCATCCGGAACAAGCGGAAGCTTCACATCTGGAAAACCCCTGCCAAAGATTCTAAACTCCCAGTGGCTAAGATTACGCTACACCATACAAGAAATTTTACACATCTTGCATTTCATCCAACAAAGAGGCTCGTTGCTGCAGGTGATACATCTGGGAGAATTCTAATCTGGAGAGGGTTTGGTAACCATACATTTTCAGATGGTGAAAAAATAGTAAATAGAGGATCAATGAATGATGAGGAAGAAAAACCTGGTACCAGGGGAAATGATGATGCTGATTCTTGTACCACTTGGCATTGGCATCCTACGGGAATCAATCTTCTTCGTTTTTCTTCTGATGGAGCGTACTTATATTCAG GTGGAAAGGAAGGAGTTCTCGTAGACTGGCAGCTAGACACAGGGAAAAAGAAATTTTTACCAAGAATTGGATCTCCACTTATATATTTAACTGATTCTCTAGATCCAACACTTTCCGCT ATATCTTGTGCAGATAATCAAATTCACTTGCTAAAAACGCCCTCAATGGAAATCACAAAGTCTATTTTGGGGATCAAG CTCCCATTTTCTTCTCCAGAGGTATATGACGGCATGTGCAACAAGTTTGCCTTTGATGACACTGCTGGGTTAGTTGCCTTGTGTACAGAGAACTATCGCATCCAGTTTTACAGCTTGTTTGATGACCGTGAAATTTCTGAG GTTCAAGTATGTGAGAGAAATCATCAACCAGGCGATGAAGTCTCT GTAATAGTGACTTTGGTGTCTCTCTCTGGAGATGGCTCTATGATGAGCACTGTGGAAGTTAATCTTCCTGAGGATGGAATAGGTGGTTTTGTGTGTCTTAAGTTCTGGGCATCGGATTCACAGAACAAAAATTTCAACTTGTCCACCATTGTGTATGAACCTCACAG GGATGCTGGAATTTCTGCTGTTGCTTTCCATCCTACCCGTCAAATGGTTGTCAGTTCATCATACGGTGGGGATTTGAAG ATTTGGGTTTGCAGTGATGAGATTCCACAGAAACAAGATGCATTACAGCATTCTGGTTGGATGTGCCATGCTGTAGGTTCATACAA GAAAAAGCCAATGACAGCTGCTGCATTTTCTGCCGATGGTTCTGTGCTGGCTGTTGCAGCTGAAACTGTAATCACACTATGGGACCCTGACAACAACATGCTTGTGGCTGTGCTTGGAGTTATGCAGATG CCAATTTTGACCCTCTCCTTTGCTGGGGAGTATCTTCTGTCCATCTCCCGAGGTTCGAAACCACAATTATCTGTGTGGAGCATGTCAAAACTGTCCGAGTCTTGGTCATACAAGCTTGACATAGAAG ATGTTACTTGTGCAAAAGATTCATCATCATTTGCAGTTCTAGCTCTTTTGCCAAAATCATCTAATGAACCAATTTTTCAAGGAAAAGACGGGTTAATCTTATTATTCAATGCTACAGATCCTATTCCATTGGCTATGTGGTCCGTAAGGAAG GCTAAGGGAGGGGGACTTGCTTTTCTTAAAGGAAACTCACCTTCCTTTCAACATCAAAGTATATTTGGTGGAAAATCACCACAAGCTTTGCTTGCCTATATAAATGCCGATCATGAGTACATCCTCTTTGATCCATATGACAACGATGCAAGTAAACTTAGTTTGACCAGGACGAAGGATCATATTTCTGCTGACGAAACAG CGCAATTTGGATATGCATCTATCTATGGGGAGCTACCGCAATTTGAGATGAAGACAGACCAGAACTTGTTAGCCCCATATGCTCCATCACAAAGGCCTTGGGAGACCATTTTTAGCGGGTCATCCCATAATCTTCTACCCCTACCTAAATTGTGTTTAGAGTTTATGGAATCGCTACTGGAAAGGAGGACTACCACAGTAGAGTAA
- the LOC101306510 gene encoding adagio protein 1-like isoform 1, with amino-acid sequence MEWDSNSDLSAEEEEEDEEELSSSFFNDDDGGLGGMGPLPFPVENLLHTAPCGFVVTDAIDPDHPIIYVNTVFEMVTGYRAEEVLGRNCRFLQYRGPFAKRRHPLVDSAVVSEIKRCLEEGMEFQGELLNFRKDGSPMMNRLRLTPIYGDDDMISHVIGIQFFTEADIDLGPVPGTTIKESAKSSDRFHACLSAFRPGLPLGERNICRGVCGILQLSDEVIALKILSKLTPRDIASVGSVCRRLYELTKNEDLWRVVCQNAWGSETTRVLQAVPGAKRLGWGRLARELTTLEAATWRKVTVGGAVEPSRCNFSACAVGNRVVLFGGEGVNMQPMNDTFVLDLNDSNPEWQHVQVSSPPPGRWGHTLSCVNGSHLVVFGGCGTQGLLNDVFVLDLDAKPPTWREISGLAPPLPRSWHSSCTLDGTKLIVSGGCADSGVLLSDTFLLDLSMEKPIWREIPVAWKPPSRLGHTLSVYGGRKILMFGGLAKSGPLRFRSSDVFTMDLSEDEPCWRCVTGGGMPGSGNPGGMAPPPRLDHVAVSLPGGRILIFGGSVAGLHSASQLYLLDPTDEKPTWRILNVPGRPPRFAWGHSTCVVGGTRAIVLGGQTGEEWMLSELHELSLANSVS; translated from the exons ATGGAGTGGGACAGCAATTCGGATCTGAGCGCCGAGGAGGAGGAGGAGGACGAGGAGGAGCTCAGCTCCTCCTTCTTCAACGACGACGACGGTGGACTTGGAGGGATGGGCCCGCTCCCTTTCCCCGTCGAGAATCTTCTCCATACGGCGCCGTGCGGCTTCGTCGTCACTGACGCCATCGACCCTGATCATCCCATCATCTACGTCAACACCGTCTTCGAAATGGTCACCGGTTACCGCGCCGAGGAGGTCCTCGGTCGCAACTG CCGATTTTTGCAATATAGAGGGCCATTTGCCAAAAGAAGGCATCCGCTTGTGGATTCTGCAGTAGTTTCAGAAATAAAAAGATGTCTGGAGGAAGGCATGGAATTCCAAGGAGAATTGTTAAACTTCAGAAAAGATGGATCTCCAATGATGAATAGGTTGCGGCTGACACCTATATATGGGGATGATGATATGATAAGCCACGTCATTGGAATTCAGTTCTTCACGGAGGCAGATATTGATCTAGGTCCAGTGCCTGGTACCACAATCAAGGAGTCTGCAAAATCTTCTGATCGGTTTCATGCTTGTCTCTCCGCTTTTCGTCCTGGACTGCCTCTGGGGGAGCGAAATATTTGTCGTGGAGTTTGTGGGATATTGCAATTGAGTGATGAGGTTATTGCTCTCAAGATATTATCTAAGTTGACACCAAGAGACATTGCATCTGTTGGTTCAGTATGTAGGCGACTCTATGAGCTTACAAAGAATGAGGACCTTTGGAGAGTCGTCTGCCAGAATGCATGGGGTAGTGAAACAACCCGGGTCTTACAGGCTGTGCCTGGTGCGAAGAGGCTAGGTTGGGGTAGGCTGGCACGTGAACTAACTACTCTTGAAGCAGCGACATGGAGAAAGGTCACTGTCGGAGGTGCTGTGGAACCCTCACGGTGTAACTTTAGTGCTTGTGCAGTTGGTAATCGTGTTGTTCTTTTTGGTGGTGAAGGTGTTAATATGCAACCAATGAATGATACCTTCGTATTGGATCTAAATGATAGTAACCCAGAGTGGCAGCATGTCCAAGTAAGCTCCCCTCCTCCTGGTCGTTGGGGCCATACACTTTCTTGTGTGAATGGGTCACATTTGGTGGTATTTGGAGGCTGTGGGACACAGGGTTTGCTAAATGATGTATTTGTACTGGATTTGGATGCAAAACCTCCAACGTGGCGTGAAATATCTGGGTTGGCTCCTCCTCTTCCAAGATCATGGCACAGTTCATGCACACTTGATGGCACCAAGCTGATAGTTTCAGGTGGTTGTGCAGACTCCGGAGTTCTTCTTAGTGATACATTTTTGCTTGATCTCTCGATGGAAAAACCTATCTGGAGAGAGATACCAGTAGCATGGAAGCCCCCTTCCAGATTAGGTCACACCCTGTCTGTATATGGTGGTAGGAAGATTTTGATGTTTGGGGGCCTTGCCAAGAGTGGGCCGCTTCGGTTTCGTTCGAGTGATGTATTTACAATGGACCTGAGTGAGGATGAACCGTGCTGGAGGTGTGTCACTGGGGGTGGAATGCCTGGTTCTGGAAATCCAGGAGGAATGGCTCCTCCTCCTAGACTTGATCATGTCGCTGTGAGCCTCCCAGGTGGGAGGATCTTGATCTTTGGTGGGTCTGTTGCTGGTCTTCACTCTGCCTCTCAACTTTATCTTCTGGATCCAACTGATGAGAAACCTACATGGAGAATATTAAATGTACCCGGGAGGCCCCCGAGATTTGCCTGGGGACATAGCACGTGTGTTGTTGGAGGGACAAGGGCAATTGTCCTTGGTGGTCAGACTGGAGAAGAGTGGATGTTAAGTGAGCTTCATGAGCTTTCACTAGCAAACTCTGTAAGCTGA
- the LOC101306510 gene encoding adagio protein 1-like isoform 2 yields the protein MEFQGELLNFRKDGSPMMNRLRLTPIYGDDDMISHVIGIQFFTEADIDLGPVPGTTIKESAKSSDRFHACLSAFRPGLPLGERNICRGVCGILQLSDEVIALKILSKLTPRDIASVGSVCRRLYELTKNEDLWRVVCQNAWGSETTRVLQAVPGAKRLGWGRLARELTTLEAATWRKVTVGGAVEPSRCNFSACAVGNRVVLFGGEGVNMQPMNDTFVLDLNDSNPEWQHVQVSSPPPGRWGHTLSCVNGSHLVVFGGCGTQGLLNDVFVLDLDAKPPTWREISGLAPPLPRSWHSSCTLDGTKLIVSGGCADSGVLLSDTFLLDLSMEKPIWREIPVAWKPPSRLGHTLSVYGGRKILMFGGLAKSGPLRFRSSDVFTMDLSEDEPCWRCVTGGGMPGSGNPGGMAPPPRLDHVAVSLPGGRILIFGGSVAGLHSASQLYLLDPTDEKPTWRILNVPGRPPRFAWGHSTCVVGGTRAIVLGGQTGEEWMLSELHELSLANSVS from the coding sequence ATGGAATTCCAAGGAGAATTGTTAAACTTCAGAAAAGATGGATCTCCAATGATGAATAGGTTGCGGCTGACACCTATATATGGGGATGATGATATGATAAGCCACGTCATTGGAATTCAGTTCTTCACGGAGGCAGATATTGATCTAGGTCCAGTGCCTGGTACCACAATCAAGGAGTCTGCAAAATCTTCTGATCGGTTTCATGCTTGTCTCTCCGCTTTTCGTCCTGGACTGCCTCTGGGGGAGCGAAATATTTGTCGTGGAGTTTGTGGGATATTGCAATTGAGTGATGAGGTTATTGCTCTCAAGATATTATCTAAGTTGACACCAAGAGACATTGCATCTGTTGGTTCAGTATGTAGGCGACTCTATGAGCTTACAAAGAATGAGGACCTTTGGAGAGTCGTCTGCCAGAATGCATGGGGTAGTGAAACAACCCGGGTCTTACAGGCTGTGCCTGGTGCGAAGAGGCTAGGTTGGGGTAGGCTGGCACGTGAACTAACTACTCTTGAAGCAGCGACATGGAGAAAGGTCACTGTCGGAGGTGCTGTGGAACCCTCACGGTGTAACTTTAGTGCTTGTGCAGTTGGTAATCGTGTTGTTCTTTTTGGTGGTGAAGGTGTTAATATGCAACCAATGAATGATACCTTCGTATTGGATCTAAATGATAGTAACCCAGAGTGGCAGCATGTCCAAGTAAGCTCCCCTCCTCCTGGTCGTTGGGGCCATACACTTTCTTGTGTGAATGGGTCACATTTGGTGGTATTTGGAGGCTGTGGGACACAGGGTTTGCTAAATGATGTATTTGTACTGGATTTGGATGCAAAACCTCCAACGTGGCGTGAAATATCTGGGTTGGCTCCTCCTCTTCCAAGATCATGGCACAGTTCATGCACACTTGATGGCACCAAGCTGATAGTTTCAGGTGGTTGTGCAGACTCCGGAGTTCTTCTTAGTGATACATTTTTGCTTGATCTCTCGATGGAAAAACCTATCTGGAGAGAGATACCAGTAGCATGGAAGCCCCCTTCCAGATTAGGTCACACCCTGTCTGTATATGGTGGTAGGAAGATTTTGATGTTTGGGGGCCTTGCCAAGAGTGGGCCGCTTCGGTTTCGTTCGAGTGATGTATTTACAATGGACCTGAGTGAGGATGAACCGTGCTGGAGGTGTGTCACTGGGGGTGGAATGCCTGGTTCTGGAAATCCAGGAGGAATGGCTCCTCCTCCTAGACTTGATCATGTCGCTGTGAGCCTCCCAGGTGGGAGGATCTTGATCTTTGGTGGGTCTGTTGCTGGTCTTCACTCTGCCTCTCAACTTTATCTTCTGGATCCAACTGATGAGAAACCTACATGGAGAATATTAAATGTACCCGGGAGGCCCCCGAGATTTGCCTGGGGACATAGCACGTGTGTTGTTGGAGGGACAAGGGCAATTGTCCTTGGTGGTCAGACTGGAGAAGAGTGGATGTTAAGTGAGCTTCATGAGCTTTCACTAGCAAACTCTGTAAGCTGA
- the LOC101306219 gene encoding uncharacterized protein LOC101306219 codes for MAINRDNTPPPKIGKIGPYTVFMTPPSTPKPLEEEEEDQQQQKQPVFDSPKKVVLPPVQPPPQQFVKPVAADGSVVGFFKNAVTKVQNAHSSLDDHLARWFGLNQSKYQWALDDYYESKGLEKGTAKAQEVSSKMQSV; via the exons ATGGCCATCAACCGAGACAACACTCCCCCACCTAAGATCGGCAAGATTGGGCCCTACACTGTGTTCATGACACCACCCTCCACTCCAAAGCCACTAGAAGAAGAAGAAGAAGACCAACAACAGCAAAAGCAGCCCGTGTTTGATTCACCCAAGAAAGTTGTCCTGCCTCCGGTGCAGCCGCCGCCTCAGCAGTTTGTGAAGCCGGTCGCCGCCGATGGCTCTGTTGTTGGCTTCTTCAAGAATGCTGTCACTAAAGTGCAGAATG CACATTCGAGTTTGGATGATCACTTGGCGCGCTGGTTTGGGTTGAACCAGTCAAAATATCAGTGGGCACTTGATGATTACTATGAGAGCAAGGGATTG GAAAAGGGCACTGCTAAAGCACAAGAGGTATCTAGCAAGATGCAGAGTGTATAA